From Rhododendron vialii isolate Sample 1 chromosome 10a, ASM3025357v1, the proteins below share one genomic window:
- the LOC131302983 gene encoding uncharacterized protein LOC131302983 — translation MSEFIEGSITPPVEAVELKKFKYQKSLEFDYYQGFQAACAVDAANWLKRIERACEAYGIVQQEESRRSAIVHTPTSDCFALVAIPPGQFGSNAGFVPQSGKSQLGASSGPIDRESLQCDHCHNTGHTKDFCWKLHGHPFRGRGGGHGGRGRGFMRSQAQAHFSESTIATLPDSGFNTGGQAPSDHVSGFSQGEMQALRRLMAWADSPSTIAPTSTTGSTSSYFAHTGTGHGQSDWQW, via the exons ATCGTTG gaatttgattattaccagGGGTTTCAGGCTGCTTGTGCGGTGGATGCTGCTAATTGGTTAAAAAGGATAGAGAGAGCGT GTGAGGCCTATGGTATTGTTCAACAGGAGGAAAGTAGGAGGAGTGCTATAGTGCATACTCCTACTTCTGATTGTTTTGCTTTGGTTGCCATTCCTCCGGGTCAGTTTGGTTCTAATGCTGGGTTTGTTCCACAGAGTGGTAAGTCACAGCTTGGTGCTAGTAGTGGGCCTATTGATCGTGAGTCACTCCAGTGTGATCATTGCCACAACACTGGCCATACcaaggatttctgttggaagttacatggccATCCCTTTCGCGGGCGAGGGGGTGGACACGGTGGTCGCGGTCGTGGTTTCATGCGTTCTCAAGCCCAGGCTCATTTTTCAGAATCCACAATTGCTACCTTGCCTGATTCTGGGTTCAATACTGGAGGTCAGGCGCCTTCTGATCATGTTAGTGGATTTTCTCAgggggagatgcaagctctcaggcgCCTCATGGCTTGGGctgattctccatctactataGCTCCCACCTCCACAACAGGTTCCACGTCATCCTATTTTGCCCACACAG GAACTGGACACGGGCAAAGTGATTGGCAATGGTAA
- the LOC131304288 gene encoding uncharacterized protein LOC131304288, whose protein sequence is MWQLFLSKYVKTFSILYFMRHLFRILFVHASFFGVFRLIVKFILVYMMLDTTSLLVFKTQFGHGFNCMIRLIVPIPSLLQHLVVDFIAKIRQIDTLSPNVSIFCICSMQPMLLQSGCELLMKKRSSQLIGEGIAPKPKKMVG, encoded by the exons ATGTGGCAACTATTTTTAAGCAAATATGTGAAAACTTTCTCGATTCTCTATTTCATGCGTCATCTCTTTAGAATCCTCTTTGTTCATGCGtcattttttggtgtttttaggCTTATAGTCAAATTTATTCTAGTTTACATGATGCTGGACACTACGAGTTTGCTTGTCTTCAAAACTCAATTCGGACACGGATTTAACTGCATGATAAG GTTAATTGTGCCGATTCCGTCCCTTCTTCAGCACCTGGTTGTTGACTTTATAGCTAAAATTAGACAGATTGATACTTTAAGCCCTAATGTCTCAATATTCTGCATTTGCAGTATGCAACCAATGCTATTACAGTCAGGATGTGAACTACTAATGAAAAAGCGCTCTTCTCAACTTATTGGCGAGGGAATTGCTCCAAAACCtaagaaaatggttggataG